The following proteins are encoded in a genomic region of Opisthocomus hoazin isolate bOpiHoa1 chromosome 4, bOpiHoa1.hap1, whole genome shotgun sequence:
- the LOC142361224 gene encoding uncharacterized protein LOC142361224, translating to MTELASPAGESPFAFAGGEEGLGDEQALVIHSQEEEEEAEKGFKCILCGERFGQQPSLARHQKHHAGERAFICAECGKAFSLKHNLIIHQRIHTGERPYQCGVCQKSFSLKQNLLTHQRIHSGEKPFSCRRCGKRFREQRFLLNHQRTHAGDPPGAAADEVRPGGSRSPQPREAARRRGHGGERPFACPDCGKSFGQKGSLKTHRRSHAGETPFACARCGQSFAQKVDLTAHRCSHGAEAALTE from the exons ATGACGGAGCTGGCGTCGCCGGCGGGCGAGAGCCCCTTCGCCTTCGCGGGCGGCGAGGAGGGGCTGGGCGACGAGCAGGCGCTGGTGATCcacagccaggaggaggaggaggaggccgagaAAGGCTTCAAGTGCATCCTCTGCGGGGAACGCTTCGGCCAGCAGCCCAGCCTCGCCCGGCACCAGAAGCACCACGCCGGCGAACGCGCCTTCATCTGCGCCGAGTGCGGCAAAGCCTTCAGCCTCAAGCACAACCTCATcatccaccagcgcatccacaccggggagcgcccgtACCAGTGCGGCGTCTGCCAGAAGAGCTTCAGCCTCAAGCAGAACCTCCTcacccaccagcgcatccacagcGGCGAGAAGCCCTTCTCCTGCCGGCGCTGCGGAAAGCGCTTCCGCGAGCAGCGCTTCCTCCTCAACCACCAGCGCACCCACGCCGGGgacccgcccggcgccgccgccgacGAGGTCCGGCCTGGCGGCAGCCGCTCGCCGCAACCGCGTGAGGCCGCGCGCCGGCGCGGTCACGGCGGCGAGCGGCCCTTCGCCTGCCCCGACTGCGGCAAGAGCTTCGGCCAAAAGGGCTCCCTGAAGACCCACCGGCGCAGCCACGCCGGCGAGACCCCCTTCGCCTGCGCCCGCTGCGGCCAGAGCTTTGCCCAGAAGGTCGACCTCACCGCGCACCGGTGCTCCCACGGGGCCGAGGCCGCCCTCAC GGAATGA
- the ZNF467 gene encoding zinc finger protein 467 isoform X2, protein MVKPEPVLPAEQPEETEAPGCDGSGGCHGGATHPLPVPPLPGVSWGPRGARGRPGAGGDPGFAPFLFPGRLVVPKEEAMPEGDGEEWGAAGELGGLEPGGSEDWLVRKVKVEEEEEEEYDDWPADPGAEAVPAGHPPVGTFCHAAGTPGYADACKPEQPYPEELGYGALPAFPTPPWPLLDQTLAGADTCACCCRTRLSLRLPAGEGEPRPCGVCGTPSPLRPFACAQCGKGFGKKAHLTRHLRVHTGERPFACGQCGRCFRQKIHLRSHQKTHTGERPFPCAECGRCFRKKTHLVRHQRTHTGERPFACARCGRCFAHKQHLLRHQQLHAEPAPGDGDGGLPAEQKPFPCPECGKSFSWKKNLASHRRLHREGRPFACAECGRGFSDKRHLTAHLRGHMGLKPYACPHCEKTFSHKPNLTTHQRTHTGERPFACPHCARAFAHNQHLLRHLRVHTGERPFACPQCGRCFSSRPNLIAHAKAHAGARPFACQQCGRGFSRKSHLERHQAVHTGTRPHACAQCGKRFSSKTNLARHQAVHTGHRPYICTQCGKSFSRKTHLLRHERTHAAVGADDAVPRQSWPAPATPAPAALCP, encoded by the exons ATGGTGAAGCCGGAGCCGGTCCTGCCGGCGGAGCAGCCGGAGGAGACGGAGGCACCAGGCTGTGATGGCTCAGGTGGGTGCCACGGCGGTGCTACCCATCCCCTACCCGTCCCCCCGCTGCCGGGGGTCTCCTGGGGTCCCCGCGGGGCCAGGGGCCGTCCTGGAGCCGGGGGGGACCCTGGCTTTGcccccttcctcttcccaggGCGGCTGGTGGTCCCCAAGGAGGAGGCGATGCCCGAGGGCGACGGCGAggagtggggggctgcaggggagctggggggccTGGAGCCCGGCGGCTCAG AGGACTGGCTGGTGAGGAAGgtgaaggtggaggaggaggaggaggaggagtacgACGATTGGCCGGCCGACCCCGGCGCCGAAGCTGTGCCGGCGGGGCACCCCCCGGTTGGCACCTTCTGCCACGCCGCTGGCACGCCGGGCTACGCGGACGCCTGCAAACCGGAGCAGCCGTACCCGGAGGAGCTGGGCTATGGCGCGCTGCCCGCCTTCCCCACGCCGCCCTGGCCACTGCTGGACCAGACCCTGGCCGGCGCCGACACCTGCGCGTGCTGCTGCCGGACGCGGCTCAGCCTGCGTCTACCGGCAGGCGAGGGCGAGCCCCGACCCTGTGGGGTCTGCGGGACCCCATCCCCCCTGCGCCCCTTCGCCTGCGCCCAGTGCGGGAAGGGCTTTGGCAAGAAGGCGCACCTGACGCGGCACCTGCGGGTGCACACCGGCGAGCGGCCCTTTGCCTGTGGCCAGTGCGGCCGCTGCTTCCGCCAGAAGATTCACCTGCGCTCCCACCAGAAGACGCACACGGGCGAGCGGCCCTTCCCCTGCGCCGAGTGCGGCCGCTGCTTCCGCAAGAAAACCCACCTGGTCCGGCACCAGCGCACGCACACCGGCGAGCGGCCCTTCGCCTGCGCCCGTTGCGGCCGCTGCTTCGCCCACAAGCAGCACCTCCTGCGGCATCAGCAGCTCCACGCCGAGCCGGCGccgggggacggggatggggggcTGCCCGCCGAGCAGaagcccttcccctgccccgaGTGCGGGAAGAGCTTCAGCTGGAAGAAGAACCTGGCGTCGCACCGCCGGCTGCACCGCGAGGGACGGCCCTTCGCCTGCGCCGAGTGCGGCCGCGGCTTCAGCGACAAGCGGCACCTGACGGCGCACCTGCGGGGGCACATGGGGCTGAAGCCCTACGCCTGCCCCCACTGCGAGAAGACCTTCAGCCACAAGCCCAACCTGACCACGCACCAGCGCACGCACACCGGCGAGCGGCCCTTTGCCTGCCCGCACTGCGCCCGTGCCTTCGCCCACAACCAGCACCTCCTGCGGCACCTGCGGGTGCACACTGGCGAGCGGCCCTTCGCCTGCCCGCAGTGCGGCCGCTGCTTCAGCTCCCGCCCCAACCTCATCGCCCACGCCAAGGCGCACGCCGGCGCCCGGCCCTTCGCCTGCCAGCAGTGCGGGCGCGGCTTCAGCCGAAAGTCCCACCTGGAGCGGCACCAGGCGGTGCACACCGGCACCCGGCCCCACGCCTGCGCCCAGTGCGGCAAGCGCTTCAGCTCCAAGACCAACCTGGCACGGCACCAGGCGGTTCACACCGGCCACCGGCCCTACATCTGCACCCAGTGCGGCAAGAGCTTCAGCCGCAAGACCCACCTGCTGCGCCACGAGCGCACCCACGCCGCTGTCGGCGCCGACGACGCCGTGCCGCGGCAGAGCTGGCCGGCCCCTGCCaccccggcccccgctgcccTCTGCCCCTGA
- the ZNF467 gene encoding zinc finger protein 467 isoform X3: protein MVKPEPVLPAEQPEETEAPGCDGSGRLVVPKEEAMPEGDGEEWGAAGELGGLEPGGSEDWLVRKVKVEEEEEEEYDDWPADPGAEAVPAGHPPVGTFCHAAGTPGYADACKPEQPYPEELGYGALPAFPTPPWPLLDQTLAGADTCACCCRTRLSLRLPAGEGEPRPCGVCGTPSPLRPFACAQCGKGFGKKAHLTRHLRVHTGERPFACGQCGRCFRQKIHLRSHQKTHTGERPFPCAECGRCFRKKTHLVRHQRTHTGERPFACARCGRCFAHKQHLLRHQQLHAEPAPGDGDGGLPAEQKPFPCPECGKSFSWKKNLASHRRLHREGRPFACAECGRGFSDKRHLTAHLRGHMGLKPYACPHCEKTFSHKPNLTTHQRTHTGERPFACPHCARAFAHNQHLLRHLRVHTGERPFACPQCGRCFSSRPNLIAHAKAHAGARPFACQQCGRGFSRKSHLERHQAVHTGTRPHACAQCGKRFSSKTNLARHQAVHTGHRPYICTQCGKSFSRKTHLLRHERTHAAVGADDAVPRQSWPAPATPAPAALCP, encoded by the exons ATGGTGAAGCCGGAGCCGGTCCTGCCGGCGGAGCAGCCGGAGGAGACGGAGGCACCAGGCTGTGATGGCTCAG gGCGGCTGGTGGTCCCCAAGGAGGAGGCGATGCCCGAGGGCGACGGCGAggagtggggggctgcaggggagctggggggccTGGAGCCCGGCGGCTCAG AGGACTGGCTGGTGAGGAAGgtgaaggtggaggaggaggaggaggaggagtacgACGATTGGCCGGCCGACCCCGGCGCCGAAGCTGTGCCGGCGGGGCACCCCCCGGTTGGCACCTTCTGCCACGCCGCTGGCACGCCGGGCTACGCGGACGCCTGCAAACCGGAGCAGCCGTACCCGGAGGAGCTGGGCTATGGCGCGCTGCCCGCCTTCCCCACGCCGCCCTGGCCACTGCTGGACCAGACCCTGGCCGGCGCCGACACCTGCGCGTGCTGCTGCCGGACGCGGCTCAGCCTGCGTCTACCGGCAGGCGAGGGCGAGCCCCGACCCTGTGGGGTCTGCGGGACCCCATCCCCCCTGCGCCCCTTCGCCTGCGCCCAGTGCGGGAAGGGCTTTGGCAAGAAGGCGCACCTGACGCGGCACCTGCGGGTGCACACCGGCGAGCGGCCCTTTGCCTGTGGCCAGTGCGGCCGCTGCTTCCGCCAGAAGATTCACCTGCGCTCCCACCAGAAGACGCACACGGGCGAGCGGCCCTTCCCCTGCGCCGAGTGCGGCCGCTGCTTCCGCAAGAAAACCCACCTGGTCCGGCACCAGCGCACGCACACCGGCGAGCGGCCCTTCGCCTGCGCCCGTTGCGGCCGCTGCTTCGCCCACAAGCAGCACCTCCTGCGGCATCAGCAGCTCCACGCCGAGCCGGCGccgggggacggggatggggggcTGCCCGCCGAGCAGaagcccttcccctgccccgaGTGCGGGAAGAGCTTCAGCTGGAAGAAGAACCTGGCGTCGCACCGCCGGCTGCACCGCGAGGGACGGCCCTTCGCCTGCGCCGAGTGCGGCCGCGGCTTCAGCGACAAGCGGCACCTGACGGCGCACCTGCGGGGGCACATGGGGCTGAAGCCCTACGCCTGCCCCCACTGCGAGAAGACCTTCAGCCACAAGCCCAACCTGACCACGCACCAGCGCACGCACACCGGCGAGCGGCCCTTTGCCTGCCCGCACTGCGCCCGTGCCTTCGCCCACAACCAGCACCTCCTGCGGCACCTGCGGGTGCACACTGGCGAGCGGCCCTTCGCCTGCCCGCAGTGCGGCCGCTGCTTCAGCTCCCGCCCCAACCTCATCGCCCACGCCAAGGCGCACGCCGGCGCCCGGCCCTTCGCCTGCCAGCAGTGCGGGCGCGGCTTCAGCCGAAAGTCCCACCTGGAGCGGCACCAGGCGGTGCACACCGGCACCCGGCCCCACGCCTGCGCCCAGTGCGGCAAGCGCTTCAGCTCCAAGACCAACCTGGCACGGCACCAGGCGGTTCACACCGGCCACCGGCCCTACATCTGCACCCAGTGCGGCAAGAGCTTCAGCCGCAAGACCCACCTGCTGCGCCACGAGCGCACCCACGCCGCTGTCGGCGCCGACGACGCCGTGCCGCGGCAGAGCTGGCCGGCCCCTGCCaccccggcccccgctgcccTCTGCCCCTGA
- the ZNF467 gene encoding zinc finger protein 467 isoform X1, with product MAQGGWWSPRRRRCPRATARSGGLQGSWGAWSPAAQVRARAGSAGTRQTAWQTPAVRPELGRDPPDTWGLRWRWLGRHRRWRCRSRPSSAWGAPKGAARSVGSGAHPHRPAVCARRGLAGEEGEGGGGGGGGVRRLAGRPRRRSCAGGAPPGWHLLPRRWHAGLRGRLQTGAAVPGGAGLWRAARLPHAALATAGPDPGRRRHLRVLLPDAAQPASTGRRGRAPTLWGLRDPIPPAPLRLRPVREGLWQEGAPDAAPAGAHRRAALCLWPVRPLLPPEDSPALPPEDAHGRAALPLRRVRPLLPQENPPGPAPAHAHRRAALRLRPLRPLLRPQAAPPAASAAPRRAGAGGRGWGAARRAEALPLPRVREELQLEEEPGVAPPAAPRGTALRLRRVRPRLQRQAAPDGAPAGAHGAEALRLPPLREDLQPQAQPDHAPAHAHRRAALCLPALRPCLRPQPAPPAAPAGAHWRAALRLPAVRPLLQLPPQPHRPRQGARRRPALRLPAVRARLQPKVPPGAAPGGAHRHPAPRLRPVRQALQLQDQPGTAPGGSHRPPALHLHPVRQELQPQDPPAAPRAHPRRCRRRRRRAAAELAGPCHPGPRCPLPLSSRTCRSAAPRAGGHHGGRNEPKNANKPTLFRTFLRASRERARLHRVVEPRGHQHRADAGMLLWGALGWLCRCRGLTRRAAERRSLAPSQRDGGENRGKTGKTLGVR from the exons ATGGCTCAG gGCGGCTGGTGGTCCCCAAGGAGGAGGCGATGCCCGAGGGCGACGGCGAggagtggggggctgcaggggagctggggggccTGGAGCCCGGCGGCTCAGGTGAGGGCACGCGCCGGCAGTGCTGGCACACGGCAAACGGCGTGGCAGACCCCCGCTGTGCGCCCGGAGCTGGGCCGCGACCCCCCGGACACCTGGGGGCTGCGGTGGCGGTGGCTTGGTCGCCATCGCCGGTGGCGGTGCCGGAGCCGCCCGTCCTCGGCGTGGGGTGCGCCAAAAGGTGCCGCGCGCAGCGTGGGGAGCGGTGCGCATCCCCACCGCCCCGCCGTGTGTGCCCGCAGAGGACTGGCTGGTGAGGAAGgtgaaggtggaggaggaggaggaggaggagtacgACGATTGGCCGGCCGACCCCGGCGCCGAAGCTGTGCCGGCGGGGCACCCCCCGGTTGGCACCTTCTGCCACGCCGCTGGCACGCCGGGCTACGCGGACGCCTGCAAACCGGAGCAGCCGTACCCGGAGGAGCTGGGCTATGGCGCGCTGCCCGCCTTCCCCACGCCGCCCTGGCCACTGCTGGACCAGACCCTGGCCGGCGCCGACACCTGCGCGTGCTGCTGCCGGACGCGGCTCAGCCTGCGTCTACCGGCAGGCGAGGGCGAGCCCCGACCCTGTGGGGTCTGCGGGACCCCATCCCCCCTGCGCCCCTTCGCCTGCGCCCAGTGCGGGAAGGGCTTTGGCAAGAAGGCGCACCTGACGCGGCACCTGCGGGTGCACACCGGCGAGCGGCCCTTTGCCTGTGGCCAGTGCGGCCGCTGCTTCCGCCAGAAGATTCACCTGCGCTCCCACCAGAAGACGCACACGGGCGAGCGGCCCTTCCCCTGCGCCGAGTGCGGCCGCTGCTTCCGCAAGAAAACCCACCTGGTCCGGCACCAGCGCACGCACACCGGCGAGCGGCCCTTCGCCTGCGCCCGTTGCGGCCGCTGCTTCGCCCACAAGCAGCACCTCCTGCGGCATCAGCAGCTCCACGCCGAGCCGGCGccgggggacggggatggggggcTGCCCGCCGAGCAGaagcccttcccctgccccgaGTGCGGGAAGAGCTTCAGCTGGAAGAAGAACCTGGCGTCGCACCGCCGGCTGCACCGCGAGGGACGGCCCTTCGCCTGCGCCGAGTGCGGCCGCGGCTTCAGCGACAAGCGGCACCTGACGGCGCACCTGCGGGGGCACATGGGGCTGAAGCCCTACGCCTGCCCCCACTGCGAGAAGACCTTCAGCCACAAGCCCAACCTGACCACGCACCAGCGCACGCACACCGGCGAGCGGCCCTTTGCCTGCCCGCACTGCGCCCGTGCCTTCGCCCACAACCAGCACCTCCTGCGGCACCTGCGGGTGCACACTGGCGAGCGGCCCTTCGCCTGCCCGCAGTGCGGCCGCTGCTTCAGCTCCCGCCCCAACCTCATCGCCCACGCCAAGGCGCACGCCGGCGCCCGGCCCTTCGCCTGCCAGCAGTGCGGGCGCGGCTTCAGCCGAAAGTCCCACCTGGAGCGGCACCAGGCGGTGCACACCGGCACCCGGCCCCACGCCTGCGCCCAGTGCGGCAAGCGCTTCAGCTCCAAGACCAACCTGGCACGGCACCAGGCGGTTCACACCGGCCACCGGCCCTACATCTGCACCCAGTGCGGCAAGAGCTTCAGCCGCAAGACCCACCTGCTGCGCCACGAGCGCACCCACGCCGCTGTCGGCGCCGACGACGCCGTGCCGCGGCAGAGCTGGCCGGCCCCTGCCaccccggcccccgctgcccTCTGCCCCTGAGCTCCAGGACGTGCCGCAGCGCTGCGCCCCGGGCCGGCGGGCACCACGGCGGTAGGAACGAACCAAAAAACGCCAATAAACCGACTTTATTTCGAACTTTCCTGAGGGCGTCTCGGGAGCGAGCGCGGCTGCACAGGGTGGTGGAGCCGCGGGGCCACCAGCACCGGGCTGATGCTGGGATGCTGCTCTGGGGCGCGCTCGGCTGGCTGTGCCGCTGTCGCGGTTTAACCCGGCGGGCGGCTGAACGCCGTTCGCTCGCTCCCTCCCagcgggatgggggagagaatcggggAAAAACCGGCAAAACTCTTGGGGTGAGATGA